In Erythrobacter litoralis HTCC2594, a single genomic region encodes these proteins:
- a CDS encoding MAPEG family protein yields MQAQMLAPAAVLVLWSIIMLFWMAGTRLPAISKSGSGLGDAKPGGRGQDLEGVIPDKINWKAHNYAHLMEQPTIFYPTVVILAIMGAGAMDVLAAWIYVALRIVHSVYQATVNVVKVRFLIFLLATIALTILAIRAAMATLFHDPGVLA; encoded by the coding sequence ATGCAAGCGCAAATGCTCGCACCGGCCGCCGTGCTGGTGCTGTGGTCGATCATCATGCTGTTCTGGATGGCCGGCACCCGGCTGCCCGCGATCTCGAAGTCCGGCAGCGGTCTGGGCGACGCGAAGCCCGGTGGGCGCGGACAGGATCTGGAGGGCGTGATCCCGGACAAGATCAATTGGAAAGCGCACAATTACGCGCACCTGATGGAACAGCCGACGATCTTCTACCCGACCGTCGTCATACTCGCGATCATGGGCGCTGGTGCGATGGATGTGCTGGCAGCGTGGATCTACGTGGCGCTGCGGATCGTGCATTCGGTCTATCAAGCAACGGTCAATGTGGTGAAGGTCCGCTTCTTGATCTTCCTGCTGGCGACTATCGCGCTCACGATACTCGCCATCCGCGCCGCGATGGCGACCCTCTTCCACGATCCCGGAGTTCTCGCATGA
- the trxB gene encoding thioredoxin-disulfide reductase, with translation MTTHRTKMLIIGSGPAGYSAAIYGARAMMEPIVVQGIQPGGQLTITTDVENYPGFEEVIQGPWLMEQMQKQAEHVGTRMMWDTIVDVDIENGSPFRAVGDSGDEYIGDVLIIATGAQAKWLGVPGEQELGGKGVSACATCDGFFYRGKKVAVIGGGNTAVEEALYLTNHSDDVTLIHRRDELRSEKILQERLFKSDKISTLWNKTVESFEAGEDGMLSHLVLKDTQTGELSNLEVDGAFVAIGHAPATELFKGKLPMDETGYLLVEPGTPKTAIPGVFAAGDVMDHIYRQAVTAAGVGCMAALDAERFLANLEIDIDGHVHAPQTEAAE, from the coding sequence ATGACTACCCATCGCACCAAGATGCTCATCATCGGTTCCGGCCCGGCCGGTTATTCCGCCGCGATCTATGGCGCGCGCGCGATGATGGAACCGATCGTGGTGCAGGGTATCCAGCCCGGCGGCCAGCTGACCATCACTACCGATGTCGAGAACTATCCCGGCTTCGAAGAGGTGATCCAGGGGCCGTGGCTGATGGAGCAGATGCAGAAGCAGGCCGAGCATGTCGGCACGCGCATGATGTGGGATACCATCGTCGACGTCGATATCGAGAACGGCTCGCCCTTCCGCGCCGTCGGCGACAGCGGCGATGAATATATCGGCGACGTGCTGATCATCGCCACCGGCGCGCAGGCCAAGTGGCTCGGCGTGCCCGGCGAGCAGGAACTCGGCGGCAAGGGCGTTTCCGCCTGTGCGACCTGCGACGGGTTCTTCTATCGCGGCAAGAAAGTCGCGGTCATCGGCGGTGGCAATACCGCGGTCGAGGAAGCGCTCTATCTTACCAATCATTCCGACGACGTGACGCTGATCCATCGCCGCGACGAGCTGCGCAGCGAGAAAATCCTGCAGGAGCGGCTGTTCAAGTCGGACAAGATCTCGACCCTGTGGAACAAAACCGTCGAGAGCTTCGAGGCGGGTGAAGACGGCATGCTGAGCCATCTCGTGCTCAAGGACACGCAGACCGGCGAATTGTCCAACCTCGAAGTCGACGGAGCCTTCGTCGCGATCGGCCACGCGCCTGCGACCGAATTGTTCAAAGGCAAGCTGCCGATGGACGAAACCGGCTATTTGCTGGTCGAGCCGGGCACGCCCAAGACCGCGATTCCGGGCGTATTTGCCGCCGGCGACGTGATGGATCACATCTATCGCCAGGCGGTCACCGCTGCGGGTGTGGGCTGCATGGCCGCGCTCGATGCAGAACGCTTCCTCGCAAACCTGGAAATCGACATCGACGGCCATGTCCACGCGCCTCAAACCGAGGCGGCGGAGTGA
- a CDS encoding type III PLP-dependent enzyme: protein MHTFPDAKSVIRALAPDEPVILNRPHAAQRAARFFVEKFPGKVLYAVKANPSPDLLQILRASGVTHYDVASIAEVRLVRDALPDAVLCFMHPVKTPRAIAEAYHQHGVRTFSLDTEEELAKIVEACSDAQGNPAKDLKLCVRIRVSSDYSELSLASKFGCDLTEAPALLQLARQHCDWLGVCFHVGSQAMTPFAYVQAIERVRAAIADASVVIDMIDVGGGFPSVYPGMEPPPLEDYFAIIHKHFEALPIAYNAELWCEPGRALCAEYSSLTVRVDKRRGEELYINDGAYGALYDAAHVGWKFPVRALEDDLIKPDMPFAFYGPTCDDADYMEGPFNLPEDIQAGDYIEVGMLGAYGAAMKTGFNGFGNAEQIVVEDEPMASLYRGDRELPVSDNVVSLR from the coding sequence TTGCACACCTTTCCCGACGCCAAGTCCGTAATCCGCGCCCTTGCGCCGGACGAGCCTGTCATCCTCAACCGCCCGCACGCCGCCCAGCGCGCCGCCCGCTTCTTCGTCGAGAAGTTTCCGGGCAAGGTGCTCTATGCGGTGAAGGCCAATCCTTCGCCGGATCTGCTCCAGATCCTGCGGGCGAGCGGCGTGACGCATTATGATGTCGCCAGCATCGCCGAAGTGCGGCTGGTGCGCGATGCGCTGCCGGACGCCGTGTTATGCTTCATGCACCCGGTGAAGACCCCGCGCGCGATCGCCGAGGCTTACCACCAGCACGGCGTGCGCACTTTCAGCCTCGATACCGAGGAAGAGCTGGCCAAGATCGTCGAGGCTTGCAGCGACGCGCAGGGCAATCCGGCGAAAGATCTGAAGCTTTGCGTCCGTATCCGCGTCTCGTCCGACTATTCCGAGCTCTCGCTCGCCAGCAAGTTCGGCTGCGACCTGACCGAAGCGCCGGCCCTGCTGCAACTTGCGCGCCAGCATTGCGACTGGCTGGGCGTGTGCTTCCATGTCGGCAGCCAGGCGATGACGCCCTTCGCCTATGTCCAGGCGATCGAGCGTGTGCGCGCAGCCATCGCCGATGCCTCCGTGGTGATCGACATGATCGACGTCGGAGGAGGCTTCCCAAGCGTCTATCCGGGCATGGAGCCGCCGCCGCTGGAAGATTACTTCGCGATCATCCACAAGCATTTCGAAGCGCTGCCCATCGCCTACAATGCCGAGCTGTGGTGCGAGCCGGGCAGGGCGCTGTGTGCGGAATATTCCTCGCTGACCGTGCGCGTCGACAAACGCCGTGGTGAGGAACTGTACATCAATGACGGCGCGTATGGCGCGCTCTATGATGCCGCGCATGTCGGATGGAAATTCCCCGTCCGCGCGCTTGAGGACGACCTCATCAAGCCGGACATGCCCTTCGCCTTCTACGGCCCGACCTGCGACGATGCCGACTACATGGAAGGGCCGTTCAACCTGCCCGAAGACATCCAGGCCGGTGATTATATCGAAGTGGGCATGCTCGGCGCTTACGGAGCGGCGATGAAGACCGGCTTCAACGGCTTCGGCAATGCCGAGCAGATCGTGGTGGAGGACGAACCTATGGCCAGCCTGTACCGCGGCGATCGCGAACTGCCGGTCAGCGACAACGTAGTGAGCCTGCGCTGA
- a CDS encoding GxxExxY protein, with amino-acid sequence MLNCSVGISSIVIEEAIGIHRELGPGLFETVYETVLAGRLEKRGLRVERQLPVPIEFDGHAFGAAFKIDILVEDALILEIKSVEQLSKAHAKQLLTYLRLSNQPVGLLLNFSAATMREGIRRLVNNYKAE; translated from the coding sequence GTGCTGAATTGCAGCGTTGGGATTTCCTCCATCGTTATCGAGGAAGCTATCGGTATTCACAGGGAGCTGGGGCCAGGCTTATTCGAGACCGTTTATGAAACTGTGCTGGCGGGCAGGCTTGAAAAGCGTGGCTTACGGGTGGAACGGCAACTGCCTGTGCCCATTGAGTTTGATGGCCACGCCTTCGGCGCGGCATTCAAGATCGATATTCTGGTCGAGGACGCGTTGATCCTCGAAATCAAGTCGGTCGAACAACTCAGCAAAGCCCATGCGAAGCAATTGCTCACCTACCTGCGCCTCAGCAACCAGCCAGTAGGGCTGCTCCTCAATTTCTCTGCTGCCACAATGCGTGAAGGCATTAGAAGGTTGGTCAACAACTATAAGGCTGAATAA
- a CDS encoding tyrosine-protein phosphatase, whose protein sequence is MTDNRVLPLQQVHNFRDYGGYATAGGGRVRTGLLFRSGHHSEASDGDLEAMHGLGLAHVIDLRGNGERTSHPVRLPSGFAGELLYFDGETAGLGAHLGALDGAMTAEDAHRAMEKLYSTLPQRTNLIWVLKRYFEALAEGKGASLVHCHAGKDRTGMAVDLLHHALGVHPDDAMEDFLLTNHVGDQDARVAQSAPTIRARYGDVDDETVRVVMGVDARYLQASRKAVTESHGSVDGFLEDVLGVDEERRAALRLHLVES, encoded by the coding sequence ATGACAGACAACCGCGTGCTGCCGCTGCAACAGGTCCATAATTTCCGCGATTACGGGGGCTATGCCACCGCCGGTGGGGGCAGGGTAAGGACCGGCCTGCTGTTCCGCTCCGGCCATCATTCCGAAGCCTCGGACGGCGATCTCGAGGCCATGCATGGGCTCGGTCTCGCGCATGTGATCGATCTGCGCGGCAATGGAGAGCGGACGAGCCACCCTGTGCGCCTCCCGAGCGGTTTCGCGGGCGAATTGCTCTATTTTGACGGCGAAACGGCCGGGCTTGGCGCGCATCTCGGTGCGCTCGATGGCGCTATGACGGCCGAGGACGCGCACCGGGCGATGGAGAAGCTCTATTCCACGCTTCCGCAGCGGACCAATTTGATCTGGGTTCTCAAACGCTATTTCGAAGCGCTTGCGGAGGGTAAGGGCGCAAGTCTCGTTCACTGCCATGCGGGCAAGGACCGCACCGGCATGGCGGTGGACTTGCTGCACCACGCGCTTGGCGTCCATCCTGACGACGCGATGGAGGATTTTCTGCTCACCAACCATGTCGGCGACCAGGATGCGCGGGTAGCCCAAAGCGCGCCGACAATCCGCGCGCGCTATGGCGATGTCGACGACGAGACGGTGCGCGTGGTGATGGGCGTCGATGCGCGCTATCTACAGGCTTCGCGCAAGGCGGTGACCGAATCGCACGGTTCGGTCGACGGTTTTCTTGAAGATGTGCTTGGCGTCGACGAAGAAAGGCGCGCCGCGCTGCGCTTGCATCTGGTGGAAAGCTAA
- a CDS encoding saccharopine dehydrogenase family protein: MSTVLVIGAGGVSSVCVHKMAFNSDIFTSIHLASRTKSKCDAIAASVKDRAGVDVATYEIDAEEVPAMVNLIRKVQPSLVVNLALPYQDLPIMDACLEAGVDYLDTANYEPKDEAKFEYKWQWVYHDRFKDAGLMALLGSGFDPGVTSVFTMWLKKHKLKTIRQLDILDCNGGDHGQAFATNFNPEINIREVTAPARHWENGEFVETPAMGKKITFDFEGVGEKNAYMMYHEELESLAKFNPELERARFWMTFGDEYIKHLTVLQNVGMTRIDPIKYKGREIIPLQFLAAVLPKPETLGETTKGNTNIGVIATGEALDGSGEKTFYINNICSHEAAYEETGNQAVSYTTGVPAMIGSAMMVTGKWKGDGVFNMEEMDPDPFMEMLNEHGLPWQVKELDGPVDF; this comes from the coding sequence ATGTCCACAGTCCTCGTAATCGGTGCCGGCGGCGTCAGCTCGGTCTGCGTCCACAAGATGGCGTTCAATTCCGACATCTTCACGAGCATCCACCTCGCCAGCCGCACCAAAAGCAAATGCGATGCCATCGCTGCCAGCGTGAAGGATCGCGCGGGTGTCGATGTGGCGACCTACGAAATCGACGCCGAAGAAGTCCCGGCCATGGTCAACCTGATCCGCAAGGTGCAGCCGAGCCTCGTGGTCAACCTGGCGCTGCCGTATCAGGACCTGCCGATCATGGATGCATGCCTCGAAGCGGGCGTCGATTACCTCGACACCGCCAATTACGAGCCTAAGGACGAGGCCAAGTTCGAATATAAATGGCAATGGGTTTATCACGACCGTTTCAAGGATGCAGGGCTGATGGCGCTGCTCGGCTCGGGCTTCGATCCCGGCGTGACCAGCGTCTTCACCATGTGGCTGAAGAAGCACAAGCTAAAGACCATCCGCCAGCTCGACATCCTCGACTGCAATGGCGGCGATCACGGCCAGGCCTTTGCCACCAATTTCAATCCGGAAATCAACATCCGCGAAGTGACTGCGCCCGCGCGCCACTGGGAGAACGGCGAATTCGTCGAGACCCCCGCGATGGGCAAGAAGATCACCTTCGACTTCGAAGGCGTGGGCGAGAAGAACGCCTACATGATGTATCACGAGGAGCTGGAAAGCCTCGCCAAGTTCAATCCGGAGCTGGAGCGCGCGCGCTTCTGGATGACTTTCGGCGACGAATACATCAAGCACCTGACCGTGCTGCAGAATGTCGGCATGACTCGGATCGATCCGATCAAGTACAAGGGCCGCGAAATCATCCCGCTGCAATTCCTCGCCGCGGTGTTGCCCAAGCCCGAAACGCTGGGCGAAACGACCAAGGGCAACACCAACATCGGCGTCATCGCGACCGGCGAAGCGCTCGACGGTTCAGGCGAGAAGACCTTCTACATCAATAATATCTGCAGCCACGAAGCCGCCTATGAGGAAACCGGCAACCAGGCCGTCAGCTACACCACCGGCGTCCCGGCAATGATCGGTTCGGCCATGATGGTGACCGGCAAGTGGAAAGGCGACGGTGTCTTCAACATGGAAGAGATGGACCCCGATCCGTTCATGGAGATGCTCAATGAGCATGGCCTGCCGTGGCAGGTGAAGGAGCTGGACGGGCCGGTGGACTTCTAG
- a CDS encoding LemA family protein: protein MELVIGIVVLAVIALFVIGIYNRLVGLRQNVKQGVADIDAQLRQRHDLIPNLVETVKGYASHESDTLEQVTEARNRAASGQLSSSDEAQLKVALDRLLALAENYPDLKANTNFQELQRELSRTEDKLAAARRALNAAVSRFNTARESFPAVLFAGMLGFQEADFHRLDDSEQGVVDQVPQVSFN, encoded by the coding sequence ATGGAATTGGTGATTGGTATCGTGGTTCTGGCCGTGATCGCGTTGTTCGTGATCGGTATTTACAACCGGCTCGTTGGCCTGCGCCAGAACGTCAAGCAGGGTGTCGCCGATATCGACGCCCAGCTGCGCCAGCGGCACGATCTGATCCCCAATCTCGTCGAGACGGTGAAGGGCTACGCTTCGCACGAATCCGACACGCTTGAGCAGGTGACCGAAGCGCGCAACCGTGCGGCGTCGGGCCAATTGTCGTCCTCCGACGAGGCGCAGTTGAAAGTCGCGCTCGACCGGCTGCTGGCGCTGGCGGAGAACTATCCCGACCTCAAGGCCAATACCAATTTCCAGGAATTGCAGCGCGAGTTGTCGCGCACCGAAGACAAGCTCGCCGCCGCCCGCCGCGCGCTCAACGCAGCGGTTTCGCGCTTCAATACCGCCCGCGAAAGCTTTCCGGCGGTGCTGTTTGCCGGAATGCTCGGCTTTCAGGAGGCGGACTTTCACCGTCTGGACGATAGCGAGCAGGGCGTGGTCGACCAGGTTCCGCAGGTCTCTTTCAACTAG
- a CDS encoding threonine ammonia-lyase translates to MIRKPTRDGVLEAAAKIADILPPTPLLPVEIDGTNCWVKAENLQPVGAFKIRGAWHRLSAMSEEERSRGVVAVSSGNHARGVAWAARRLGIAATIVMPRDAPKVKLEATKALGAEVVLYERPGEDRDEVAATLIAERGGTLVHAFGDPWVIEGQGSAGIEITEQLGRQPSRIVACCGGGGLAAGLALACPDSAIVPVEPDGWDMVGQALKAGEIVAVGDDAPATICDALQPTTTKPVNLAVLQGRSEPGVTVSDDEVRAAQRFAFSHLRLVVEPGGAAALAAAIAGKVSLDAHTVLMITGGNTDAASFAATIAA, encoded by the coding sequence ATGATCCGAAAACCCACCCGCGACGGCGTGCTCGAAGCAGCCGCGAAGATCGCAGACATCCTGCCGCCGACCCCGCTGCTGCCGGTCGAAATCGACGGCACAAATTGCTGGGTAAAGGCGGAGAACCTGCAGCCCGTCGGCGCGTTCAAGATCCGTGGCGCGTGGCATCGGCTCTCGGCGATGAGCGAGGAGGAGAGGTCGCGCGGCGTGGTCGCGGTGTCCTCGGGCAATCACGCGCGAGGCGTGGCCTGGGCCGCACGGCGGCTGGGTATCGCCGCGACCATCGTGATGCCGCGCGATGCGCCGAAGGTGAAGCTGGAAGCGACCAAGGCGCTCGGTGCCGAGGTGGTGCTCTATGAGCGCCCCGGCGAGGATCGCGATGAAGTGGCCGCGACGCTGATTGCGGAACGCGGCGGCACGCTGGTTCACGCCTTTGGCGATCCGTGGGTCATCGAGGGACAAGGCAGCGCAGGGATCGAGATTACTGAACAGCTGGGTCGCCAGCCCTCGCGCATCGTCGCTTGTTGCGGCGGCGGAGGCTTGGCCGCTGGGCTCGCCCTCGCCTGCCCGGACAGCGCGATCGTGCCGGTCGAGCCGGATGGCTGGGACATGGTCGGGCAAGCATTGAAAGCGGGCGAGATCGTGGCCGTTGGCGACGATGCACCTGCGACCATCTGCGATGCGCTGCAGCCCACGACGACCAAGCCGGTCAACCTCGCTGTCTTGCAAGGACGCTCGGAGCCCGGCGTCACCGTCAGCGACGATGAAGTCCGCGCGGCGCAGCGCTTTGCGTTTTCGCACCTGCGCCTCGTCGTGGAACCCGGCGGTGCCGCAGCGCTGGCCGCGGCGATTGCAGGCAAGGTGTCGCTCGACGCGCACACGGTTCTGATGATCACCGGTGGCAACACCGACGCCGCCAGCTTCGCGGCAACCATTGCCGCCTGA
- a CDS encoding alpha/beta hydrolase family protein codes for MRFPALSLATSFLFTIISPAAAAAAPVISTDHTVAAVDERVIHFYVDRPDVDGKVPLLVVIDGSGCLGQRRPSSWGDYAPTAGDPVPFARLMIEKPGVAADAADPQAQCSQAFHDYYTIQNRVLDHLRVLQHLQAKAPWWDGRILLWGWSDGGDIGAQMLVYRPDIERAVLGAMGGGLTMAEHFERFWACPPEMADKRAECLADLRADFAGILANPSGSLVWNGESHATWASRLRSRLSSPLADNRVPLLIVHGERDHENTPIESARALVGDLEASGNTTFEYWEIAGMGHGWDALPPLRQRALRDAMLEWLFAGAIEPGAKQFVVNGRDAAPTE; via the coding sequence ATGCGCTTCCCGGCATTGTCGCTGGCGACTTCTTTCCTGTTCACGATCATCTCGCCAGCCGCAGCGGCCGCGGCACCGGTCATCTCCACGGACCATACAGTCGCAGCGGTCGATGAGCGGGTAATCCACTTCTACGTCGACCGCCCCGATGTCGATGGCAAGGTGCCCCTTTTGGTGGTCATCGACGGTTCCGGTTGTCTGGGACAGCGTCGTCCCAGCTCATGGGGCGACTACGCTCCGACCGCAGGCGATCCCGTTCCCTTTGCCCGGCTGATGATCGAAAAGCCCGGGGTCGCAGCCGATGCCGCCGATCCCCAAGCGCAATGTTCGCAAGCCTTTCACGACTACTACACGATACAGAACCGTGTGCTCGACCATCTGAGGGTATTGCAGCATCTGCAAGCGAAGGCCCCGTGGTGGGACGGACGCATTCTCCTCTGGGGCTGGTCCGACGGCGGCGATATCGGTGCGCAGATGCTGGTGTATCGACCGGATATCGAAAGGGCGGTGCTCGGCGCGATGGGCGGCGGTTTGACCATGGCCGAACATTTCGAGCGCTTCTGGGCGTGTCCACCGGAGATGGCGGATAAACGCGCCGAATGTCTGGCCGATCTGCGGGCGGATTTTGCGGGGATATTGGCCAATCCGAGCGGTAGCCTGGTCTGGAATGGAGAAAGCCACGCGACGTGGGCCTCCCGCCTGCGCTCGCGACTGAGTTCGCCGCTTGCGGACAACAGAGTGCCGCTTCTCATCGTGCATGGCGAACGCGACCACGAGAACACGCCGATCGAAAGCGCGCGGGCCTTGGTTGGGGACCTTGAGGCTAGCGGGAATACTACCTTCGAGTATTGGGAAATTGCGGGCATGGGCCATGGTTGGGACGCGCTGCCGCCGCTCCGACAACGGGCGCTGCGCGACGCTATGCTCGAATGGCTGTTCGCCGGTGCGATCGAGCCGGGCGCAAAGCAATTTGTAGTGAACGGCAGGGACGCTGCTCCAACCGAATGA
- a CDS encoding carboxynorspermidine decarboxylase gives METKAGDPGAFAHFDLNRVDSPAFVVDAAKLRANLQILAEIRDVSETKMLSALKAFSMFSVAPIIGEYLDGVCTSGLFEARLASEFYDGEISTYCAAYKPEDLEEVCRLSDHVIFNSPQQIERARLILEQAQVTGGDFSVGLRINPQVPTGEVPRYDPSSPGSRLGFPIDQLTPEIMEGIEGIHFHNLCEQDFEPLHRTWDKVFDAIEPWFGQLKWINMGGGHHITRADYQREELVELLKDAKEDTGAEIYLEPGEAVALDAGILVGTILDNGVNEVPFAITDVSATCHMPDVIEAPYRPAMLHENIEASPSESWDLSQTGSEPREAPAFAGAQGAVRLGGPSCLAGDVIGDYHLPEPNEPGQRIAFLDQAHYSMVKTNTFNGVPLPSIWLWDSETDQLELVKEFGYEDFRDRLS, from the coding sequence ATGGAAACCAAAGCCGGCGATCCGGGGGCTTTCGCCCATTTCGACCTGAATCGAGTCGATAGCCCCGCTTTCGTCGTCGATGCGGCAAAGTTGCGCGCCAATCTGCAAATACTCGCTGAAATCCGCGATGTGTCGGAGACCAAGATGCTCAGCGCGCTCAAGGCGTTCAGCATGTTTTCGGTTGCTCCGATCATCGGGGAATATCTCGACGGGGTTTGCACAAGCGGCCTCTTCGAAGCGCGGCTGGCGAGCGAGTTCTACGATGGCGAGATCAGCACCTATTGCGCGGCTTACAAGCCGGAGGATCTGGAAGAGGTCTGCCGCCTGTCCGACCATGTCATCTTCAATTCGCCGCAACAGATCGAGCGGGCGCGGCTGATCCTGGAGCAGGCACAGGTGACTGGCGGTGATTTCTCCGTCGGGCTGCGCATCAATCCGCAAGTGCCGACAGGCGAAGTGCCGCGCTACGACCCCTCCAGCCCGGGCTCGCGGCTCGGCTTCCCGATCGACCAGCTGACGCCGGAGATCATGGAAGGGATCGAAGGCATCCACTTCCACAATCTGTGCGAGCAGGATTTCGAGCCGCTGCATAGAACGTGGGACAAGGTCTTCGACGCAATCGAGCCGTGGTTTGGCCAGCTCAAATGGATCAACATGGGTGGCGGCCACCACATCACCCGCGCCGATTACCAGCGCGAGGAACTGGTCGAACTCCTCAAGGACGCGAAGGAAGACACAGGTGCGGAAATCTATCTCGAACCGGGTGAAGCGGTGGCGCTCGATGCGGGTATCCTCGTCGGGACGATCCTCGACAATGGCGTGAACGAAGTGCCGTTTGCGATCACCGACGTCTCCGCCACCTGCCACATGCCCGACGTGATCGAGGCGCCCTACCGTCCGGCGATGTTGCATGAGAATATTGAAGCGAGTCCCAGCGAAAGCTGGGACCTTTCTCAAACTGGCTCTGAACCGAGGGAGGCTCCAGCCTTCGCTGGAGCTCAAGGAGCAGTGCGCCTCGGCGGTCCATCCTGCCTCGCCGGCGATGTGATTGGGGATTACCACCTGCCGGAGCCCAACGAGCCGGGCCAACGCATCGCCTTTCTCGATCAGGCGCATTATTCGATGGTCAAGACCAACACCTTCAACGGTGTGCCGCTGCCGAGCATCTGGTTGTGGGACAGCGAGACCGACCAGCTCGAGCTCGTGAAGGAGTTCGGCTACGAGGACTTCCGCGACCGCCTGAGCTAG
- a CDS encoding MAPEG family protein, with amino-acid sequence MIGMNVLQSVVALAIWTMVMWAWMYATRIPAMSKAPDIPAPSQLVGLTGASLRAKLPDKVNWKADNYNHLHEQPTVFYAVAIVLAITGQGDGVNALLGWIYMGLRVIHSLVQVTANAVLVRFVLFALSSLVLIALIFHASVTVFDIHL; translated from the coding sequence ATGATCGGAATGAATGTCCTCCAGTCGGTGGTCGCGCTGGCAATCTGGACCATGGTGATGTGGGCTTGGATGTATGCCACCCGCATCCCGGCGATGAGCAAGGCGCCCGATATTCCCGCGCCATCGCAGCTGGTCGGCCTTACGGGGGCATCCCTGCGGGCAAAGCTGCCGGATAAAGTCAATTGGAAGGCTGACAATTACAATCACCTGCACGAGCAGCCGACGGTGTTCTACGCGGTCGCTATCGTACTGGCGATCACCGGCCAGGGCGACGGGGTCAATGCGCTGCTGGGCTGGATCTACATGGGCCTGCGAGTGATCCACTCGCTGGTACAGGTCACGGCCAATGCCGTACTGGTTCGCTTCGTCCTGTTCGCGCTCTCGAGCCTGGTGCTGATCGCGTTGATCTTCCACGCGAGCGTGACGGTGTTCGATATCCATTTGTAA
- a CDS encoding DUF3137 domain-containing protein, translated as MVDVPDIDHLMAGPLGQFLEQQRGARADAVKQAWSRGWKAAIIAGPLMLFGLIAIPIELVPKLWACGFLVTLIYGWATAPIRAARKRVKIGINEGIADALGMSYSHDGDEGREFELAKQFRLLPKHQKSSVEDFWSGTLGGYGFLLHEAHLQEKRGSGKNRRWVTVFRGAIIRIGSGKRFHGTTLVQRAGKHKSWFGWGGRKDSVKFDGHRLDAVDMVHPDFEDTFEVWSDDQVEARYLVDPLYVERLIAMEGAFHGRDICSLFIEGDIIVAVRSGNMFESGTMNPASDRFMVERCAEQFAAMGRLAQQVNRQLGWADDRAG; from the coding sequence ATGGTGGACGTGCCGGACATCGATCACTTGATGGCGGGTCCGCTCGGTCAATTCCTGGAGCAACAACGCGGCGCGCGCGCCGATGCGGTCAAGCAGGCATGGTCGCGCGGGTGGAAAGCGGCAATTATCGCCGGGCCGCTGATGCTGTTCGGGCTGATCGCGATCCCGATCGAGTTGGTGCCCAAGTTGTGGGCCTGCGGCTTTCTCGTCACGTTGATCTACGGCTGGGCGACCGCGCCCATTCGGGCCGCCAGAAAGCGGGTCAAGATCGGCATCAACGAAGGCATCGCCGATGCGCTGGGCATGTCCTACAGTCACGATGGCGACGAGGGCCGCGAATTCGAACTCGCCAAGCAGTTCCGCCTGTTGCCAAAGCACCAGAAGTCCTCCGTCGAGGATTTCTGGAGCGGCACACTCGGCGGCTACGGCTTCCTGCTGCACGAAGCGCACCTGCAGGAGAAGCGCGGCTCGGGCAAGAACCGGCGCTGGGTCACCGTCTTTCGCGGCGCAATCATCCGCATCGGCTCGGGCAAGCGCTTCCACGGCACCACGCTCGTGCAGCGCGCGGGCAAGCATAAGAGCTGGTTCGGCTGGGGCGGGCGCAAGGATAGCGTGAAGTTCGACGGACACCGGCTCGACGCGGTCGACATGGTCCATCCCGATTTCGAGGACACCTTCGAAGTGTGGAGCGACGACCAGGTCGAGGCCCGCTATCTCGTCGATCCGCTCTATGTCGAGCGCCTGATCGCGATGGAGGGCGCGTTCCACGGCAGGGATATCTGCTCGCTGTTCATCGAAGGCGACATCATCGTCGCCGTGCGCAGCGGCAACATGTTCGAAAGCGGCACGATGAACCCGGCCAGCGACCGCTTCATGGTCGAGCGCTGCGCCGAGCAATTCGCGGCGATGGGAAGGCTCGCCCAGCAGGTGAACCGCCAGCTCGGCTGGGCCGACGATCGGGCGGGTTAG